In the genome of Pseudopipra pipra isolate bDixPip1 chromosome 4, bDixPip1.hap1, whole genome shotgun sequence, one region contains:
- the ZAR1 gene encoding zygote arrest protein 1 isoform X4, whose translation MAEEGMASYLYAAYHPYSYRYPPPKGKGGAAGGWRPRGSGYFSGYGDAAAAAEYFDNYQRAQLKAILSQVNPNLTPRLRKANTKEVGVQVNPRQDASVQCSLGPRTLMRRRPGPAAPRPREAEQELGSPATTSTRAVRFPRTIAVYSPMASRRLTAFLEEPSAEPEQRPQQQDKAAAAAVEEEPAALREQREAEAAAVRASWEKPTEGGAEALGQRPAEPLEQRPATTPEPPAATETGQEEEVEVAEAARAEPAEPPAAPQKREPSAGKTRLRFQFLEQKYGYYHCKACNIRWESAYVWCVQGTNKVYFRQFCRTCQKSYNPYRVEDITCQSCKQTRCTCPVKMRHVDPKRPHRQDLCGRCKGKRLSCDSTFSFKYII comes from the exons ATGGCGGAGGAGGGGATGGCGAGTTACCTGTACGCCGCTTACCACCCCTACTCCTACCGCTACCCGCCGCCCAAGGGCAAAGGGGGAGCGGCGGGCGGCTGGCGGCCCCGGGGCAGCGGCTACTTCTCGGGTTACGGGGacgcggcggcggccgccgaGTACTTCGACAACTACCAGCGGGCGCAGCTGAAGGCCATCCTGTCCCAGGTCAACCCCAACCTGACGCCGCGACTCCGCAAGGCCAACACCAAGGAGGTGGGCGTGCAGGTGAACCCCCGGCAGGACGCCTCGGTGCAGTGCTCGCTCGGGCCCCGCACGCTGAtgcgccgccgccccggccccgccgcgccgcggccccgcgaggcggagcaggagctgggcagcccCGCCACCACCAGCACCCGCGCCGTGCGCTTCCCCCGCACCATCGCCGTCTACTCGCCCATGGCGTCCCGCAGACTCACCGCCTTCCTGGAGGAGCCGAGCGCGGAGCCGGAGCAGCGGCcgcagcagcaggacaaggcggcggcggcggccgtCGAGGAGGAGCCGGCCGCGCTGAGAGAACAGCGGGAGGCGGAGGCGGCCGCCGTGCGGGCAAGCTGGGAGAAGCCCACCGAGGGTGGTGCCGAGGCGCTGGGGCAGCGCCCGGCCGAGCCCCTGGAGCAGCGCCCGGCCACCACCCCGGAGCCGCCAGCGGCGACGGAGACgggccaggaggaggaggtggaggtggcAGAGGCAGCGCGGGCAGAGCCGGCAGAGCCGCCGGCCGCACCTCAGAAGCGGGAGCCGTCGGCGGGCAAGACCCGCCTGCGCTTCCAG TTTCTGGAGCAGAAGTACGGGTACTACCACTGCAAGGCCTGCAACATCCGCTGGGAGAGCGCCTACGTCTGGTGCGTCCAGGGCACCAACAAG GTCTATTTTCGGCAGTTCTGCCGGACCTGCCAGAAGTCCTACAACCCGTACCGTGTGGAGGATATCACCTGCCAG AGCTGCAAGCAGACGCGGTGCACCTGCCCCGTGAAGATGCGCCACGTGGATCCCAAGAGGCCCCACCGCCAGGACCTCTGTGGCAGATGCAAAGGGAAACGCCTCTCCTGTGATAGCACATTCAGTTTCAAATACATCATCTGA
- the ZAR1 gene encoding zygote arrest protein 1 isoform X2, whose translation MAEEGMASYLYAAYHPYSYRYPPPKGKGGAAGGWRPRGSGYFSGYGDAAAAAEYFDNYQRAQLKAILSQVNPNLTPRLRKANTKEVGVQVNPRQDASVQCSLGPRTLMRRRPGPAAPRPREAEQELGSPATTSTRAVRFPRTIAVYSPMASRRLTAFLEEPSAEPEQRPQQQDKAAAAAVEEEPAALREQREAEAAAVRASWEKPTEGGAEALGQRPAEPLEQRPATTPEPPAATETGQEEEVEVAEAARAEPAEPPAAPQKREPSAGKTRLRFQFLEQKYGYYHCKACNIRWESAYVWCVQGTNKVGLGSSPRGPLTAAPLLTPASPQVYFRQFCRTCQKSYNPYRVEDITCQSCKQTRCTCPVKMRHVDPKRPHRQDLCGRCKGKRLSCDSTFSFKYII comes from the exons ATGGCGGAGGAGGGGATGGCGAGTTACCTGTACGCCGCTTACCACCCCTACTCCTACCGCTACCCGCCGCCCAAGGGCAAAGGGGGAGCGGCGGGCGGCTGGCGGCCCCGGGGCAGCGGCTACTTCTCGGGTTACGGGGacgcggcggcggccgccgaGTACTTCGACAACTACCAGCGGGCGCAGCTGAAGGCCATCCTGTCCCAGGTCAACCCCAACCTGACGCCGCGACTCCGCAAGGCCAACACCAAGGAGGTGGGCGTGCAGGTGAACCCCCGGCAGGACGCCTCGGTGCAGTGCTCGCTCGGGCCCCGCACGCTGAtgcgccgccgccccggccccgccgcgccgcggccccgcgaggcggagcaggagctgggcagcccCGCCACCACCAGCACCCGCGCCGTGCGCTTCCCCCGCACCATCGCCGTCTACTCGCCCATGGCGTCCCGCAGACTCACCGCCTTCCTGGAGGAGCCGAGCGCGGAGCCGGAGCAGCGGCcgcagcagcaggacaaggcggcggcggcggccgtCGAGGAGGAGCCGGCCGCGCTGAGAGAACAGCGGGAGGCGGAGGCGGCCGCCGTGCGGGCAAGCTGGGAGAAGCCCACCGAGGGTGGTGCCGAGGCGCTGGGGCAGCGCCCGGCCGAGCCCCTGGAGCAGCGCCCGGCCACCACCCCGGAGCCGCCAGCGGCGACGGAGACgggccaggaggaggaggtggaggtggcAGAGGCAGCGCGGGCAGAGCCGGCAGAGCCGCCGGCCGCACCTCAGAAGCGGGAGCCGTCGGCGGGCAAGACCCGCCTGCGCTTCCAG TTTCTGGAGCAGAAGTACGGGTACTACCACTGCAAGGCCTGCAACATCCGCTGGGAGAGCGCCTACGTCTGGTGCGTCCAGGGCACCAACAAGGTAGGGCTCGGATCGTCCCCGCGCGGCCCCCTCACCGCCGCCCCCCTGCTGACTCCGGCCTCCCCCCAGGTCTATTTTCGGCAGTTCTGCCGGACCTGCCAGAAGTCCTACAACCCGTACCGTGTGGAGGATATCACCTGCCAG AGCTGCAAGCAGACGCGGTGCACCTGCCCCGTGAAGATGCGCCACGTGGATCCCAAGAGGCCCCACCGCCAGGACCTCTGTGGCAGATGCAAAGGGAAACGCCTCTCCTGTGATAGCACATTCAGTTTCAAATACATCATCTGA
- the ZAR1 gene encoding zygote arrest protein 1 isoform X3 produces MAEEGMASYLYAAYHPYSYRYPPPKGKGGAAGGWRPRGSGYFSGYGDAAAAAEYFDNYQRAQLKAILSQVNPNLTPRLRKANTKEVGVQVNPRQDASVQCSLGPRTLMRRRPGPAAPRPREAEQELGSPATTSTRAVRFPRTIAVYSPMASRRLTAFLEEPSAEPEQRPQQQDKAAAAAVEEEPAALREQREAEAAAVRASWEKPTEGGAEALGQRPAEPLEQRPATTPEPPAATETGQEEEVEVAEAARAEPAEPPAAPQKREPSAGKTRLRFQFLEQKYGYYHCKACNIRWESAYVWCVQGTNKVYFRQFCRTCQKSYNPYRVEDITCQVRDALPAAGRAAPGSGHPPRPPPSPSELQADAVHLPREDAPRGSQEAPPPGPLWQMQRETPLL; encoded by the exons ATGGCGGAGGAGGGGATGGCGAGTTACCTGTACGCCGCTTACCACCCCTACTCCTACCGCTACCCGCCGCCCAAGGGCAAAGGGGGAGCGGCGGGCGGCTGGCGGCCCCGGGGCAGCGGCTACTTCTCGGGTTACGGGGacgcggcggcggccgccgaGTACTTCGACAACTACCAGCGGGCGCAGCTGAAGGCCATCCTGTCCCAGGTCAACCCCAACCTGACGCCGCGACTCCGCAAGGCCAACACCAAGGAGGTGGGCGTGCAGGTGAACCCCCGGCAGGACGCCTCGGTGCAGTGCTCGCTCGGGCCCCGCACGCTGAtgcgccgccgccccggccccgccgcgccgcggccccgcgaggcggagcaggagctgggcagcccCGCCACCACCAGCACCCGCGCCGTGCGCTTCCCCCGCACCATCGCCGTCTACTCGCCCATGGCGTCCCGCAGACTCACCGCCTTCCTGGAGGAGCCGAGCGCGGAGCCGGAGCAGCGGCcgcagcagcaggacaaggcggcggcggcggccgtCGAGGAGGAGCCGGCCGCGCTGAGAGAACAGCGGGAGGCGGAGGCGGCCGCCGTGCGGGCAAGCTGGGAGAAGCCCACCGAGGGTGGTGCCGAGGCGCTGGGGCAGCGCCCGGCCGAGCCCCTGGAGCAGCGCCCGGCCACCACCCCGGAGCCGCCAGCGGCGACGGAGACgggccaggaggaggaggtggaggtggcAGAGGCAGCGCGGGCAGAGCCGGCAGAGCCGCCGGCCGCACCTCAGAAGCGGGAGCCGTCGGCGGGCAAGACCCGCCTGCGCTTCCAG TTTCTGGAGCAGAAGTACGGGTACTACCACTGCAAGGCCTGCAACATCCGCTGGGAGAGCGCCTACGTCTGGTGCGTCCAGGGCACCAACAAG GTCTATTTTCGGCAGTTCTGCCGGACCTGCCAGAAGTCCTACAACCCGTACCGTGTGGAGGATATCACCTGCCAGGTAAGGGACGCTCTCCCTGCCGCGGGCCGGGCGGCCCCTGGGTCTGGCCACCCTCCCCGACCGCCGCCTTCTCCCTCAGAGCTGCAAGCAGACGCGGTGCACCTGCCCCGTGAAGATGCGCCACGTGGATCCCAAGAGGCCCCACCGCCAGGACCTCTGTGGCAGATGCAAAGGGAAACGCCTCTCCTGTGA
- the ZAR1 gene encoding zygote arrest protein 1 isoform X1: protein MAEEGMASYLYAAYHPYSYRYPPPKGKGGAAGGWRPRGSGYFSGYGDAAAAAEYFDNYQRAQLKAILSQVNPNLTPRLRKANTKEVGVQVNPRQDASVQCSLGPRTLMRRRPGPAAPRPREAEQELGSPATTSTRAVRFPRTIAVYSPMASRRLTAFLEEPSAEPEQRPQQQDKAAAAAVEEEPAALREQREAEAAAVRASWEKPTEGGAEALGQRPAEPLEQRPATTPEPPAATETGQEEEVEVAEAARAEPAEPPAAPQKREPSAGKTRLRFQFLEQKYGYYHCKACNIRWESAYVWCVQGTNKVGLGSSPRGPLTAAPLLTPASPQVYFRQFCRTCQKSYNPYRVEDITCQVRDALPAAGRAAPGSGHPPRPPPSPSELQADAVHLPREDAPRGSQEAPPPGPLWQMQRETPLL from the exons ATGGCGGAGGAGGGGATGGCGAGTTACCTGTACGCCGCTTACCACCCCTACTCCTACCGCTACCCGCCGCCCAAGGGCAAAGGGGGAGCGGCGGGCGGCTGGCGGCCCCGGGGCAGCGGCTACTTCTCGGGTTACGGGGacgcggcggcggccgccgaGTACTTCGACAACTACCAGCGGGCGCAGCTGAAGGCCATCCTGTCCCAGGTCAACCCCAACCTGACGCCGCGACTCCGCAAGGCCAACACCAAGGAGGTGGGCGTGCAGGTGAACCCCCGGCAGGACGCCTCGGTGCAGTGCTCGCTCGGGCCCCGCACGCTGAtgcgccgccgccccggccccgccgcgccgcggccccgcgaggcggagcaggagctgggcagcccCGCCACCACCAGCACCCGCGCCGTGCGCTTCCCCCGCACCATCGCCGTCTACTCGCCCATGGCGTCCCGCAGACTCACCGCCTTCCTGGAGGAGCCGAGCGCGGAGCCGGAGCAGCGGCcgcagcagcaggacaaggcggcggcggcggccgtCGAGGAGGAGCCGGCCGCGCTGAGAGAACAGCGGGAGGCGGAGGCGGCCGCCGTGCGGGCAAGCTGGGAGAAGCCCACCGAGGGTGGTGCCGAGGCGCTGGGGCAGCGCCCGGCCGAGCCCCTGGAGCAGCGCCCGGCCACCACCCCGGAGCCGCCAGCGGCGACGGAGACgggccaggaggaggaggtggaggtggcAGAGGCAGCGCGGGCAGAGCCGGCAGAGCCGCCGGCCGCACCTCAGAAGCGGGAGCCGTCGGCGGGCAAGACCCGCCTGCGCTTCCAG TTTCTGGAGCAGAAGTACGGGTACTACCACTGCAAGGCCTGCAACATCCGCTGGGAGAGCGCCTACGTCTGGTGCGTCCAGGGCACCAACAAGGTAGGGCTCGGATCGTCCCCGCGCGGCCCCCTCACCGCCGCCCCCCTGCTGACTCCGGCCTCCCCCCAGGTCTATTTTCGGCAGTTCTGCCGGACCTGCCAGAAGTCCTACAACCCGTACCGTGTGGAGGATATCACCTGCCAGGTAAGGGACGCTCTCCCTGCCGCGGGCCGGGCGGCCCCTGGGTCTGGCCACCCTCCCCGACCGCCGCCTTCTCCCTCAGAGCTGCAAGCAGACGCGGTGCACCTGCCCCGTGAAGATGCGCCACGTGGATCCCAAGAGGCCCCACCGCCAGGACCTCTGTGGCAGATGCAAAGGGAAACGCCTCTCCTGTGA
- the SLC10A4 gene encoding sodium/bile acid cotransporter 4 has translation MASSAQPPAAAGDGGPDGGSLAGSGEAFGDRSLSQGLSVLVGLGLCVTMLGLGCAVELGQLGQQLRRPVGLLLALLGQFVAMPLLAFLLALIFALDEVAAVAVLLCGCCPGGNLSNLMSVLVDGDMNLSIIMTASSTLLALFLMPLCLWIYSRHWINTAVVQLLPLGAVSLTLGSTLLPIGLGVLIRYRHPRAADLLVKISLWSLLVTLVILFILTGTMLGPDLLAHIPASVYAIAVLMPLAGYALGYGLATVFKMPPHCRRTVSLETGCQNVQLCTAILKLTFPPELIGGMYMFPLLYALFQSAEAGLFVLVYKMYGRDSYKQDTLGEEEDTDISYKKLKEEEVADTSYGTVTTEEHNSIQMEPTQTAL, from the exons ATGGCCAGCTCCGCGCAGcccccggcggccgcgggggACGGCGGTCCCGACGGCGGGTCGCTGGCCGGGAGCGGCGAGGCCTTCGGGGACCGCTCCCTCAGCCAGGGCCTGAGCgtgctggtggggctggggctcTGCGTGACcatgctggggctgggctgcgccgtggagctggggcagctggggcagcagctgcgGCGGCCCGTAGGGCTGTTGCTGGCGCTGCTGGGGCAATTCGTGGCTATGCCGCTGCTGGCCTTCCTCCTCGCCCTCATCTTCGCCCTGGACGAGGTGGCGGCCGTGGCCGTGCTGCTGTGCGGCTGCTGCCCCGGGGGCAACCTGTCGAACCTCATGTCGGTGCTCGTCGACGGGGATATGAATCTCAG CATTATCATGACGGCCTCCTCCACGCTGCTGGCCCTTTTCCTGATGCCCCTCTGCCTCTGGATCTACAGCCGCCACTGGATCAACACGGCCGTAGTGCAGCTGTTGCCCCTGGGGGCAGTGAGCCTGACTCTGGGCAGCACCCTACTGCCCATCGGCCTGGGGGTGCTCATCCGGTACCGGCACCCCCGCGCCGCCGACCTCCTGGTCAAG ATTTCCCTGTGGTCTCTCTTGGTGACTCTAGTGATTCTGTTCATCCtgactgggaccatgctgggccCAGATCTGTTGGCACACATTCCTGCATCTGTCTACGCCATTGCAGTGCTGATGCCTCTAGCAGGGTACGCCTTGGGATATGGCTTAGCCACGGTCTTTAAAATGCCCCCACACTGCAGGAGAACAGTGTCTTTGGAAACAGGATGCCAAAACGTCCAGCTCTGCACCGCCATCCTAAAACTCACCTTCCCCCCGGAGCTCATAGGGGGCATGTACATGTTTCCCTTGCTTTATGCGCTTTTTCAGTCGGCAGAAGCGGGACTCTTTGTACTGGTATACAAGATGTATGGAAGAGACAGCTACAAGCAAGATACacttggagaagaggaagacaCAGATATTTCCTACAAGAAACTGAAGGAAGAAGAGGTAGCCGATACTTCATATGGCACAGTGACCACAGAGGAGCACAACTCCATTCAGATGGAGCCAACGCAGACAGCGCTTTAG